DNA sequence from the Pectinophora gossypiella chromosome 12, ilPecGoss1.1, whole genome shotgun sequence genome:
ATTCATTATAGAAaatgattttatgttttataatgctgtttatatttatttgtgttcCCAAATGACGTGAATTTATGATTATTGGTGTGTAAAGAAAATACACCGGAAATACTATTTCTGTTTCGCGAGAACGAGAGAGAAAGAACCTTAGTGTTGCTATTTAATAAAATGATCCCGATAGTGGGTAAAATATTTACGAGTGGGTAAATAATACTAAGTTGAAGTTCATAATTTTATATGAAATTCTTGGTTGTTGTAAATTGAATTACGTATAAATTTAGAAGAAAAAATTGTGTGTATTATTTAATGGTATACGCTATTAATGGAGAGTtgagaaatcaacataatattttttaaggtaTATTCACTAGAGAGGAATATTTTAACGTGATGTTGGCAACATTACTTTGCTCGTTTTCTTCAGAAAAGTTTGACATAGAGAGATTGAaaagttcttattttaaataaaataccttacGTTAAGAGTTAAATAGTGAATAGTTTCATATTTTGTGATTGGATTTACTTGGTGAGTAAAAGAATTTGTTGAGATATCGTTATATTTCGAGATTTTCGTAAGATAAACTGTGAGATTGTAATCATGGCTGATGTAGTAAGTTTGTGTATCTAAATATCGTATAATCAGTTTTCATGAGTGATATTGAAGTTGTTTTACATTGTAAACGCAAGTAATGAGCTtgttttatgatggaatatagtcggtacatacatacgtacttacgataattatttttgtcGAGTTTTCTCTGTTATGGACAAACGccattatattttgaattttctagCTAAAAAGAATTATAAGTTTATGAATGTACTTGTCGTAAAGAGCAATAATAGAATACTTACCTGATTACGATTAGAGAAAATCTAAATGTTTGACGTTTGAATACTTACTGTGTGTAAATATTTTCAGCTAAGAATCTTGTTGGCATATACCGGTTTACTTACGAATGATGGAGTCATTACTAATTTCTAGACTCCAAGATATAATAAATCATATCGAGATTGTGACGAAACAGTGCGAAACATTCTTACAAAAGGAAATAAGTGATATTGACAAACAGCAAGCAGAAATTGCTACCAAGAAATTGGAAAATCTTCATTCTCGTTTTTCAACTgaattaaacaattattttcgaTTGAGTATCGAACCATCTGCTGATGACATCTCAATGTTTAGTGCTATTCAATTAAATTCCGAGGAAATTCTCATAGAGTTGACCATAAAGTTAAAAGATTTGCGTGAAgaccgaagtgaacggtcaaataAAGCTACTTATAGTGAATTACCAAAATTGAACTTACCTGAATTTAGTGGTGATGTGTTGCAATGGCAACAGTTCTGGGACCATTTCACATCAAATATTGATAGTAGACACTTACCGGACGTGGACAAATTATTGTACTTGAAGGCTTCATTATCTGGAGATGCGAAGAGAGCTGTTGAAGGATTAGAAACTACAAATAGAAACTATGAGATTGCTGTATCGATTCTTAAGGAACGATATGGTAAGGAACATTACATAATTGATGCTCACTATTCTgccttatataaaattaaggcTGCGGACAAGACTGCTGAAGATTGTCGGAGAACTCTTAATGAAGTAGAGCGGCATCTACGAGTTTTAAATTCACTTGGTGAGAATACTAACCATAACCATCTgcggtttattattattgaaaagtttcctgAAGAGATAGTGTATGAGTTAAAGATGTTGTTAAAGACAGATTCTATTGAAGATATGAGAAAACAATTAGAGATTATTATTTCAGCAAGAGAGGATGCTAATAGAATTGCTCAAGAGAAAAGTCAAAAGGAAATTAGACATTACACGGTTGAGACATTCCACGGTACAGATAGTGTGAACCAACATAACCCGTCAAGCGGTTCAAGAAGGTTTAAGATCAAAGAACGTTTTAAGAATTTAAAGGATAAACATCAGGATTGGAAAATGAAAATGAGATTTGCTCCTAACTAcaagaataataattacaataataatagaatgcttcctaataaaagaaaatttgaaAATTCATATGAGAAAGACATAAACATGAAAAAACCaagattaaattgtattttctgCTTAGGAGCACATTACAATGATCAATGTAAGACTGTAAGAACTATTAAGGAcagacaaattaaattaaagggcCGATGCTTTTATTGCTTTGTTCAAGGTCACTGGAGTAAgtcatgtaaaataaataaaaaatgtatacattgtGGAGGAAGGCATAACAGAGCTTTATGTCCAAAAGTTTGTGATTCTGTGAAAGTGAAAACATTGCATACAAATACTTCAGTCAAATCTGGAAATTCTACAACGGCGTTACAGACAGCAGTAGTTACTGTATTCAATGAAAATAAAGGCGACAAAGTGAATTGTCGGATCCTTATGGACTCTGGCAGTCAGCGTTCATATGTAACAAAGAGGATTGCTACTGAATTGAATTTAGCTGTAATAGAAGAACACCATCTTTCCGTCTTCACCTTCGGAACTGATCAACCATTGGAATATGATAGTCCATTagtgaaattaaatatacttaccagAACTAACGAAGAAGTCGTACTGTATGCCAATGTTGTACCAACCATTACACAGCATGTTAGTTATCCCGGAGAAGAACTTTATCATTGGAAGAATGAATGCATCTTGGCAGACGATGGTTCACTTGGTGACCAAGTGGACATCCTCATCGGCAATGACTATTATTTCACGGTTATAGACACAACAAAGAAACAAATAAGTGAGAACTTATTTTTAGTGGATTCTAAATTTGGATGGATGTTGACAGGGAAAACAGAAAAGAAAACTATAGATAATTTatcagttattacttactttcagtcgaacaaagaaacaaaattgaATAAACCGGACTTACCTTTAGACAACATGCACCTGAAAAACTTATGGGACCTTGAATGTATTGGAATTACTGACTCTCCCAACACTACTAAAGAGGAAGAAGCTATGAAGAACTTTAATGATAACACAAAATACAAGGACAAGAGATATTTTGTATGCTGGCCATGGAATAACAATGTTTCAAATCTACCTACTAATCTTGGACTAGTGACAGGAAGATTAATCAATTTATTAAGACGAATGGATAAAGACACATTAAAGTTATATGATGAGACAATTAGAAACCAACTTGAAGATGGAATCATTGAAGCTGTTCCCTCTGATGAAATAGATCACAGTATACATACCATACATTACCTGCCACATCATGGAGTAAAGACACCTGGAAAAGCTGTTCGTATTGTATATGATGCGTCAGCAAAACTGAAACAAGGAGTTAGTCTCAATGAATGTCTTCGAGCTGGACCAGTATTACTAGAAGATTTAACAGGATTATTGATAAGATTCAGATCTCATAAAACAGCAATAACAGCAGACGTTGAAAAGGCATTTTTACAAATTGGACTTCAAGATGACAGTAAAGATGTTACTAGATTTCTATGGCTCAAAGATATAACGAAAGCAGCTACTGATGACAATATTATACACCTTCGCTTTTGTCGAGTACCGTTTGGGGTCATATCTAGTCCATTCTTGTTAAACGCTACTATCAAATACCATTTGATGCAGTCGGCTAGTAAGGCTGTACAGCAAGTTTCTGGCGACATATATGTAGACAATTTGGTTACTGGGACGAAGACGACATTACAAGCGATTACATTATACAACAATTTAAAAAGAGAATTTGAGAAGATATCTATGAATCTAAGAGAGTGGAGTTCCAACTCGAAAGAATTTAAAGAGAAGATACCAGATGTACTTGACAAAGAAGTTGTCAAGGTTCTCGGCTTAGACTGGAATACAAACAAAGATACAATCCAATTGAGACCAAACAATGTTGACTTACAAACTACTAAACGAGGAGTCTTAAGGACAATTGCTTCTACTTACGATCCATGTGGTTTTGTTGCACCATCGTTGTTGTCACCAAAATTGTTCATGCAAGATCTGTGGAAAAGTAAAGTTAAATGGGATTCAAAGTTACCAAAAGAATTATTTGAAGAATGGAGaaacatatataataatttagaaaatgAACAGGAAGAAATACCCAGATATTATACAAAGGACtttgaaagtaaagaaaatcAGTTACATTGTTTCACAGATGCATCAACGAAGGCTTATGCAGCTGTAGTATATATAGTAAATGAAAATGGCAAAGGATTTGTAATAGGTAAATCACGGTTAACACCTATCAAGGACCAAGATAATTTGAAAATACCTCGTCTAGAATTATTAGGCGTGCTGATTGGCAGTAGACTATTGAAGTATGTTGAGAAATCTTtgcaaattaaaataagaaaacaattCTTATGGACAGACAGTCAGATTGTCATCGACTGGTATAATTCAAACAAGTTATTAACACCTTTTGTCTCTAGAAGAATTGGAgagataaaacaaaacaagaatCTTACTGTACGATATGTTCCAACAGAGTTGAATCCTGCAGATGTTGCAACACGCCCTAATAAAACTAAACAAGAGAAAACATACTGGCTTAAGGGTCCAGATTTCCTTCTACAGAATGAAAATACATGGCCTACTAACTTATTAAAAGAACTTTCACTTCTGACATCAGAAGAGCCTTTGAAGATGGGTGAACATTTGGAGAATGTTCATGAAGCTACAAAGccattaaataataaagaagaaaGTAAAAGTAGTAAACACGATAGTAAGTCAAAAGAAATAGAAGAAATGAAAAGAATACAAGCAACTTATTTTCCTGATGAGGTTAATATGAAAGAAACTGCTTTAAGTCGTAATCTACGATTATTTAAAGATGATGATGGTTTGTTAAGAAGCAAAGGAAGATTTGAAAATACTGAATGGTCGTTTGACATGAAATACCCAATTTTATTGCCCAAGAACTGTGACTTCACAAATAGTTTAATAAAGAGAATACATGAAGACAACTACCATGTTGGAGCAAATCATACATTGAGTTTAATTCGGAAGTTATACTGGATACCACAGGGTAAAGCCCAAGTTCAAAAGATTATAAGACAGTGTTCGAGCTGTATCAAGCATGGAGGCGGTCCATTCAAACTTCCGCCTACTCCTGCACTTCCTGCTGAGAGAGTGAACTATAGTTCACCTTTTACATTTACTGGACTTGATTATTTAGGACCAATATTAGTAAAGACTGAAAATGGAGTTTCCAAGAGGTGGATTTGTTTATTCACTTGTTTAGCTGTAAGAGCTATACATCTAGAAATGGTACAAGATTTATCTGCTAAAGAAGGGCTACTTGCTCTAAGACGAATGATTTCTACAAGAGGGACTCCTGGTTTGATAGTTTCAGACAATGCTTCACAATTCAAACTTATATCAGAGCTTCTAACCAATCCATACTGTAAAGAGAATAAAATTACATGGAAATTTATACCACAGTTATCACCATGGTTTGGTGGTTTTTATGAGAGACTAGTGAGTCTAGTAAAGCATTGTATGAAGAGAACATTGCATAAACATTTGTTAAATGACAGTGAAATCAATACAGTTATTAAAGAAATTGAAGCTATTTTAAATACAAGACCACTTACCTGTGTCGATTCAGAAATGGTGCATATACTGAAACCAGCTGATTTTTTGATGATGGGTAAATGTATCAGGACAGAGACAATAAGTGCTAAAGACATTCTTATTGAAGGCACAACAACGAAACAAGATTTGATTCAAGGCTGGAAAAGAGCTTTAGTCATTCTGGATGAGTTTAAAGACATGTTTATGAACCGATACCTTTCTAGTCTTCGGGAAAGATTTCAAAATTCATTAAAG
Encoded proteins:
- the LOC126371176 gene encoding uncharacterized protein LOC126371176; this encodes MMESLLISRLQDIINHIEIVTKQCETFLQKEISDIDKQQAEIATKKLENLHSRFSTELNNYFRLSIEPSADDISMFSAIQLNSEEILIELTIKLKDLREDRSERSNKATYSELPKLNLPEFSGDVLQWQQFWDHFTSNIDSRHLPDVDKLLYLKASLSGDAKRAVEGLETTNRNYEIAVSILKERYGKEHYIIDAHYSALYKIKAADKTAEDCRRTLNEVERHLRVLNSLGENTNHNHLRFIIIEKFPEEIVYELKMLLKTDSIEDMRKQLEIIISAREDANRIAQEKSQKEIRHYTVETFHGTDSVNQHNPSSGSRRFKIKERFKNLKDKHQDWKMKMRFAPNYKNNNYNNNRMLPNKRKFENSYEKDINMKKPRLNCIFCLGAHYNDQCKTVRTIKDRQIKLKGRCFYCFVQGHWSKSCKINKKCIHCGGRHNRALCPKVCDSVKVKTLHTNTSVKSGNSTTALQTAVVTVFNENKGDKVNCRILMDSGSQRSYVTKRIATELNLAVIEEHHLSVFTFGTDQPLEYDSPLVKLNILTRTNEEVVLYANVVPTITQHVSYPGEELYHWKNECILADDGSLGDQVDILIGNDYYFTVIDTTKKQISENLFLVDSKFGWMLTGKTEKKTIDNLSVITYFQSNKETKLNKPDLPLDNMHLKNLWDLECIGITDSPNTTKEEEAMKNFNDNTKYKDKRYFVCWPWNNNVSNLPTNLGLVTGRLINLLRRMDKDTLKLYDETIRNQLEDGIIEAVPSDEIDHSIHTIHYLPHHGVKTPGKAVRIVYDASAKLKQGVSLNECLRAGPVLLEDLTGLLIRFRSHKTAITADVEKAFLQIGLQDDSKDVTRFLWLKDITKAATDDNIIHLRFCRVPFGVISSPFLLNATIKYHLMQSASKAVQQVSGDIYVDNLVTGTKTTLQAITLYNNLKREFEKISMNLREWSSNSKEFKEKIPDVLDKEVVKVLGLDWNTNKDTIQLRPNNVDLQTTKRGVLRTIASTYDPCGFVAPSLLSPKLFMQDLWKSKVKWDSKLPKELFEEWRNIYNNLENEQEEIPRYYTKDFESKENQLHCFTDASTKAYAAVVYIVNENGKGFVIGKSRLTPIKDQDNLKIPRLELLGVLIGSRLLKYVEKSLQIKIRKQFLWTDSQIVIDWYNSNKLLTPFVSRRIGEIKQNKNLTVRYVPTELNPADVATRPNKTKQEKTYWLKGPDFLLQNENTWPTNLLKELSLLTSEEPLKMGEHLENVHEATKPLNNKEESKSSKHDSKSKEIEEMKRIQATYFPDEVNMKETALSRNLRLFKDDDGLLRSKGRFENTEWSFDMKYPILLPKNCDFTNSLIKRIHEDNYHVGANHTLSLIRKLYWIPQGKAQVQKIIRQCSSCIKHGGGPFKLPPTPALPAERVNYSSPFTFTGLDYLGPILVKTENGVSKRWICLFTCLAVRAIHLEMVQDLSAKEGLLALRRMISTRGTPGLIVSDNASQFKLISELLTNPYCKENKITWKFIPQLSPWFGGFYERLVSLVKHCMKRTLHKHLLNDSEINTVIKEIEAILNTRPLTCVDSEMVHILKPADFLMMGKCIRTETISAKDILIEGTTTKQDLIQGWKRALVILDEFKDMFMNRYLSSLRERFQNSLKEPRIKSQLLPKEGQVVQIKGDTKNREDWKVGRIVSLTTSKDGFCRVANVKVGNKIYTRSITQLYPLEVEDFDNENIENSSENIGQTLKRTRIVGSVNDSRPIDIPEEVITNIQNKDNDIEMQTVRDSTKRIIDGVTEVVSEPDNDITEVVNESENDVNEQENDNNESRPVRAAATRALEKIREWTANLVALL